The Cylindrospermum stagnale PCC 7417 genome segment GCTTTTGAATCTCTCGCAACTTTGCCAAGGTGGTTTCTTGATCCATTGTCAAGCTATCTGCTTGGACTACACCCAAATCAAAAGCCCGCTGACGCAGGATAAAATCACCTTCTATGTAGCACTCTAGCAACCACCGGGGGGCAGTGGTCACCAAAATCAACAAAACTTCTGGATATAATTTTTGAATTGTTGCTGCGACAGATGCCGTGCGGGTAGTATGACCAAACCCGTGATTGGTCATGGCTATGTATAAAATTGGGCGTTCCATATTCAATTAATAATTTGGCCAAAACTGGCGATCGCCTCTACCAATTGGTTGATTTCCGATTCGAGAGTCAAGTAATGAACGCTAACCCGGATACAATGAGGATCGGCAATTGTCCGCGTTAATAATTTTTGTGATTCTAGAAATTGCACCAATTTAAGAGGCTGGTGATTGGTGAGTTGAAAGGAGACTATACCGCTTTCGGGTGGAGAAGTCCGCAAACACTGGACTTCGGGTAACGCCGTCAACCTTCTCCAGAGATATTCACTATTGCGGCAAATTTGCTGATAACGTTCCTGTGGGGTTCCCCATTGCCGATGAATGGCGATCGCTTCCCTTAACCCAACATAAAGCGGATAAGCTAATGTAGACACTTCGTATCTTCGCCCATCTGGTTGCCAACTCACAGGCTGTCCTTGACGATCAACGACAATGCCATTCAAGCCAATAAACGTGGGTTTTAAGCTTTCGCGTACCTCTGGGCGGACATACAAGCCACCCACACCAGCCGGGCCACATAACCATTTGTGACCGGTGAAAGCATAAAAATCTACCCCCAATTCAGTTAAATTTAAAGGTAAGGCACCAACTGATTGGGCAGCATCTACTAGAAGTAGGGAATGATTATTCCTGCATACTGCCACAATTTTGTCAAGCGGCAAAACTTGGCCCGTATTCCAAAAAACATGACTTAAGACTACGAGGCGAGTATTGGGGCGCAAGTGTTGGGCAATGACTTTTACAGGATCGCCCACGTTTAAAGTTGCCATCAAGGGGCAGGTGGTAACTTCCACAGCAAATCTCCGCCCGATTTCTTGGGCCGTAGCAATCACTCCTGGGTGTTCGCAGTCAGAGAGTAGCAAATGGTCGCCATTGCGCCATTCGATCCCCCACATGGCAATATTACAGCCCACAGTCACATTTTCTGTGAGGGTGATTGCTGGAGTGGAGGCATTCAACTCTAATGCGATCGCATCTCTGGTAGCTTGGATCTGGGGTGCTATCCAGGCATAAGCCTCAGAGCCAAAGGGGCCAATGTGCTGGATATGAGCTTGAGTTTGAGTGATGACATCCATTGCCCCCTGGGGCATCGGCCCTTGGCCTCCATAGTTAAAATAAGTCTTATTCGCTAAAGCGGGAAATTGTTCTCGGTGGTGATGCAAGCTAGTCATATCAATTTTGGATAGCTGTACTTTTAATCACAATAACTTTAGTAATCTGGGTTACTGCCAAAGCGTCCTAATTCTTGTTAGTTTAAAAGGATGTTAATTAATGCTGAAATCCTACTGCAATATCAACGCTGTAAGCGGCGACCTTTTTTAGATACTCATGGTGACAAAAGCCAGCGAAATGCTCCCAATGAGTTGCTGCTAAAAGTGCAGCAGGACAAAATCGCTCATCACCGGAGTGTTTTGGCACAGTTGACTTATCACCAACCAGATTATCCACGAGGAAACTGGCAAGCAGGTGCAGCAGCAACTTTAGAATTGATGCAACAAGGAGTTGAGTACATTCGTAAAGGAGTGCTACTAACCACTCATTCTGAAGGATACACCTTATTAAGTCGTCCCGATTTACTTGTGAAACAGCCAGGGACATCCTGCTTTGGCGATTGGATGTATACTCCGGCAAATATTGAACTGGGTAAGCGCCCCAAACAAGAATACCAAGTTGTAGTTGCATTTCACGCCCAAGTTGTGGCAACAGTCCAGGAAGTTTTACCCGAAACAGGTTGGTTGATATTGCGTCATCAAAACCAGGGTTATGCGGTAGATTTAGGCAAATGGATACCACAAATGGA includes the following:
- a CDS encoding aminotransferase class V-fold PLP-dependent enzyme: MTSLHHHREQFPALANKTYFNYGGQGPMPQGAMDVITQTQAHIQHIGPFGSEAYAWIAPQIQATRDAIALELNASTPAITLTENVTVGCNIAMWGIEWRNGDHLLLSDCEHPGVIATAQEIGRRFAVEVTTCPLMATLNVGDPVKVIAQHLRPNTRLVVLSHVFWNTGQVLPLDKIVAVCRNNHSLLLVDAAQSVGALPLNLTELGVDFYAFTGHKWLCGPAGVGGLYVRPEVRESLKPTFIGLNGIVVDRQGQPVSWQPDGRRYEVSTLAYPLYVGLREAIAIHRQWGTPQERYQQICRNSEYLWRRLTALPEVQCLRTSPPESGIVSFQLTNHQPLKLVQFLESQKLLTRTIADPHCIRVSVHYLTLESEINQLVEAIASFGQIIN